One region of Haloterrigena salifodinae genomic DNA includes:
- a CDS encoding rhamnogalacturonan lyase, which yields MESLGRGLVAVPVDNGVLVRWRLLGTDPADLGFHVFRDGERVNNKPITESTNFLDPEGTTDSTYAVRPVGVGRAGGGKHNGRKHGRGKHGEDGSDRKPGMSESVKVWENQYKEIPLNKPDPVEGEDGETITYHANDASVGDLTGNGTLDIVQKWTPSDAGDNLPGHRSDVLLDGYTIEGEHLWRMNLGQNIRAGPHYTPFAVYDFDGDGKAELAVRTSDGATDGTGTVIGDPDADYTNEDGFVLEGPEYLTVFDGETGEALATEDFEPARGDVCDWGDCYGNRVDRFLAGAAYLDGERPSILMTRGYYEKTMLAAWDFRDGELTTRWIFDSTDGNQEYEGQGNHQLAIADVDGDGKDEIVYGACVIDHDGTGLYSTGWHHGDALHVGDFDPSRDGLEVFQPHEYGEYGASFRDAETGELLWGIGDGSSDVGRGMIADIDPNYDGAEAWAGVPLSDGGLGTWSASGEQINENTVNSINFGIWWTGDLHRELLDHDFLGWEEGYGVGWIKKWNPETEELDLLKSFEGTRSNNSSKGTPCLSGDILGDWREEVIWRTEDSETLRLYATPYETDHRLHTLLHDSQYRTALAWQNAGYNQPPWPSYFLGHGMDDPPKPDIELVSSDNG from the coding sequence ATGGAGTCACTCGGTCGAGGTCTCGTGGCCGTTCCGGTCGACAACGGAGTGCTCGTCCGCTGGCGACTGCTCGGGACCGACCCAGCTGATCTGGGTTTCCACGTGTTCCGCGACGGCGAGCGGGTGAACAACAAGCCGATCACCGAGAGCACGAACTTCCTCGACCCCGAGGGGACGACCGATTCGACCTACGCTGTTCGACCGGTCGGCGTCGGTCGAGCCGGTGGCGGAAAACACAACGGACGGAAACACGGCAGAGGGAAACACGGTGAGGACGGCAGTGACCGCAAACCCGGCATGTCGGAGTCCGTCAAGGTGTGGGAGAATCAGTACAAGGAGATCCCGCTGAACAAACCCGATCCGGTCGAGGGCGAGGACGGTGAGACGATTACGTACCACGCCAACGACGCCAGCGTCGGCGATCTCACCGGGAACGGCACGCTCGACATCGTCCAGAAGTGGACTCCATCGGACGCAGGGGACAACTTGCCGGGTCATAGAAGCGACGTCCTGCTCGACGGCTACACGATAGAGGGCGAGCACCTCTGGCGGATGAACCTCGGACAGAACATCCGGGCTGGACCACACTACACGCCGTTCGCCGTCTACGACTTCGACGGCGACGGGAAAGCCGAACTGGCCGTGCGGACGTCCGACGGCGCCACGGACGGGACCGGCACGGTCATCGGCGACCCGGACGCCGACTACACGAACGAGGACGGATTCGTCCTCGAGGGACCGGAGTACCTCACCGTCTTCGACGGCGAAACCGGCGAGGCACTCGCAACAGAAGACTTCGAGCCCGCGCGCGGCGACGTCTGCGACTGGGGCGACTGCTACGGCAACCGCGTCGATCGATTCCTCGCCGGCGCCGCCTACCTCGACGGCGAGCGTCCGAGCATCCTCATGACGCGGGGCTACTACGAGAAGACCATGCTGGCCGCGTGGGACTTCCGCGACGGCGAACTCACCACCCGCTGGATCTTTGACAGCACCGACGGCAATCAGGAGTACGAGGGCCAGGGTAACCACCAGCTCGCCATCGCCGACGTCGACGGTGACGGGAAGGACGAGATCGTTTACGGCGCCTGTGTCATCGATCACGACGGCACCGGGCTCTACTCGACCGGGTGGCACCACGGGGACGCCCTCCACGTCGGTGACTTCGACCCTAGTCGGGACGGACTCGAGGTCTTCCAGCCACACGAGTACGGGGAGTATGGAGCGTCGTTCCGGGATGCCGAAACGGGCGAGCTCCTGTGGGGGATCGGAGACGGAAGCAGCGACGTCGGTCGGGGCATGATCGCAGACATCGATCCGAACTACGACGGCGCGGAAGCGTGGGCGGGCGTTCCCCTGTCCGATGGCGGACTCGGCACGTGGTCCGCCAGCGGCGAGCAAATCAACGAAAATACCGTCAACTCGATCAACTTCGGGATCTGGTGGACCGGAGACCTGCACCGGGAGCTGCTGGACCACGACTTCCTCGGCTGGGAGGAAGGATACGGCGTCGGCTGGATCAAGAAGTGGAACCCCGAAACCGAGGAGCTCGACCTGCTGAAGTCCTTCGAGGGAACTCGGTCGAATAACTCGTCGAAGGGGACGCCGTGTCTCTCGGGAGACATCCTCGGCGACTGGCGCGAAGAGGTGATCTGGCGGACCGAAGACAGCGAGACGCTGCGGCTGTACGCGACGCCGTACGAGACTGATCACCGACTGCACACACTGTTGCACGACTCGCAATATCGAACCGCGCTCGCATGGCAGAACGCCGGCTACAATCAGCCGCCGTGGCCGAGTTACTTCCTCGGACACGGGATGGACGACCCGCCGAAACCCGACATCGAACTCGTCTCCAGCGATAACGGCTGA
- a CDS encoding rhamnogalacturonan lyase, whose protein sequence is MEALDRGLVAVPVENGVLVRWRLLGTEPADLGFHVFRDGERVNNKPITESTNFLDPEGTTDSTYAVRPVGNGRAGGRKHNGRKHARGKRGENGSDRKPGMSKSVEVWDEQYKEIPLNKPDPVEGEDGETVTYHANDASVGDLTGDGTLDIVLKWTPSDAKNNAFEGQTSDVLLDGYTIEGDHLWRINLGQNIRAGAAYTSFAVYDFDGDGTAEVAMRTSDGTTDGTGAVIGDPDADYTNDAGRILEGPEYLTVFDGETGEALATEDFEPARGDACDWGDCYGHRVDHFLPTPAYLDGERPSIVMGRGYYEKTMVAAWDFCDGELDVRWIFDSDDGNQEYEGQGNHQLSIADVDGDGKDEIVYGAMVVDHDGTGLYSTGWGHGDALHVGDFDPSREGLEVFQPHEYGTYGATFRDAGTGELLWGKGDGENDIGRGMIADIDPNYEGAEAWAGIPLSDGGLNTWTASGERIRETPIGSANSAIWWTGDLHRELLDHDFLGYDEGGYGHGWIKKWNPETEELERLKTFDGTRSNNGSKGNPCFSGDILGDWREEVIWRTDDSEALRLYATPYETDHRLYTLLHDPQYRTALAWQNVIYNQPPWPSYFIGHGMDDPPKPDIELVSADGE, encoded by the coding sequence ATGGAGGCGCTCGACCGCGGCCTCGTGGCGGTTCCGGTCGAAAACGGGGTCCTCGTCCGCTGGCGACTGCTCGGGACGGAGCCCGCCGATCTGGGATTCCACGTGTTCCGCGACGGCGAGCGGGTGAACAACAAGCCGATCACCGAGAGCACGAACTTCCTCGACCCCGAAGGGACGACCGATTCGACCTACGCCGTTCGACCGGTCGGTAACGGACGGGCCGGCGGCAGAAAACACAACGGACGGAAACACGCCAGAGGGAAACGCGGCGAGAACGGCAGTGACCGCAAACCCGGCATGTCGAAGTCCGTCGAGGTGTGGGACGAACAGTACAAGGAAATCCCGTTGAACAAGCCCGACCCGGTCGAGGGGGAAGACGGCGAGACGGTCACGTACCACGCCAACGACGCGAGCGTGGGCGACCTCACGGGCGACGGCACGCTCGATATCGTCCTCAAATGGACCCCATCGGATGCGAAGAACAACGCCTTCGAGGGGCAGACGAGCGACGTCTTACTCGACGGGTACACGATCGAGGGCGACCACCTTTGGCGAATCAACCTCGGGCAGAACATCCGCGCCGGCGCGGCCTACACGTCGTTCGCCGTCTACGACTTCGACGGCGACGGAACGGCGGAAGTAGCGATGCGGACGTCCGACGGCACTACGGACGGCACCGGGGCGGTCATCGGTGATCCGGACGCCGATTACACGAACGACGCGGGACGCATCCTCGAGGGGCCGGAGTATCTGACCGTCTTCGACGGCGAGACGGGTGAAGCACTCGCGACGGAAGACTTCGAGCCCGCGCGTGGAGACGCCTGTGATTGGGGCGACTGCTATGGCCATCGCGTCGATCACTTCCTCCCGACGCCCGCCTACCTCGACGGCGAACGACCGAGCATCGTCATGGGTCGGGGCTACTACGAGAAGACGATGGTGGCGGCGTGGGACTTCTGCGACGGCGAACTCGACGTCCGCTGGATTTTCGATAGCGACGACGGCAACCAGGAGTACGAGGGGCAGGGCAATCACCAACTCTCCATCGCTGACGTCGACGGCGACGGCAAGGACGAGATCGTCTACGGCGCGATGGTCGTTGACCACGACGGCACCGGGCTCTACTCGACCGGCTGGGGCCACGGCGACGCCCTCCACGTCGGCGATTTCGATCCCAGCAGGGAGGGCCTCGAAGTCTTCCAGCCTCACGAGTACGGGACCTACGGTGCGACGTTCCGCGACGCCGGAACTGGCGAGTTGCTGTGGGGGAAGGGAGACGGGGAGAATGACATCGGCAGAGGAATGATCGCGGACATCGATCCGAACTACGAGGGCGCTGAAGCGTGGGCAGGGATTCCTCTCTCCGACGGCGGACTCAATACATGGACCGCCAGCGGTGAACGGATCCGCGAGACGCCAATCGGTTCGGCCAATTCGGCGATCTGGTGGACGGGAGACCTCCACCGCGAGCTGCTGGACCACGACTTCCTCGGCTACGACGAGGGAGGGTACGGTCACGGCTGGATCAAGAAGTGGAACCCTGAGACCGAAGAACTAGAGCGCCTGAAGACCTTCGACGGCACGCGATCGAACAATGGCTCGAAGGGGAATCCGTGTTTCTCGGGCGACATCCTCGGCGACTGGCGCGAAGAGGTAATCTGGCGGACCGACGACAGCGAAGCGCTGCGGCTGTACGCGACGCCCTACGAGACCGATCACCGGCTGTACACGCTATTGCACGACCCGCAGTACCGGACCGCGCTCGCGTGGCAGAACGTGATATATAACCAACCGCCGTGGCCGAGTTACTTCATCGGACACGGGATGGACGACCCGCCGAAACCCGATATCGAACTCGTCTCCGCTGACGGCGAGTGA